Proteins encoded within one genomic window of Blattabacterium cuenoti:
- a CDS encoding type I restriction enzyme HsdR N-terminal domain-containing protein, whose translation MSFFHFFLNYLHLKKIKNKTYIYCEIRKKFYSFTKEEVIRQYIIFLLKKVKNYKNSNIWVEVPFQINKLNKRLDLLVHLEKKPYILIECKAPNVSLTQRTFNQISYYNKKIKAPYLMISNGIKNFIFQTDTDKYKKKLIFLNYIP comes from the coding sequence ATGTCCTTTTTTCATTTTTTTCTTAATTATTTGCATTTAAAAAAAATAAAAAACAAAACTTATATATATTGTGAAATTAGAAAAAAATTTTATTCTTTTACTAAAGAAGAAGTCATCAGACAATATATAATTTTTTTATTAAAAAAAGTAAAAAATTACAAAAACTCAAACATATGGGTAGAAGTTCCTTTTCAAATAAATAAATTAAATAAACGATTAGACCTTTTAGTTCATTTAGAAAAAAAACCCTATATTCTCATAGAATGTAAAGCTCCAAATGTTTCACTCACACAAAGAACCTTTAACCAAATTTCTTATTATAACAAAAAAATAAAAGCTCCCTATTTAATGATCAGTAATGGGATTAAAAATTTTATTTTTCAAACAGATACAGATAAATACAAAAAAAAATTGATTTTTTTAAATTATATTCCATAA
- the trxB gene encoding thioredoxin-disulfide reductase, with amino-acid sequence MIINNFYKKIVDCVIIGSGPAGYSAAIYAARADLNPIIFSGFQPGGQLTSTTNVDNYPGFPLGVSGKVLMENCKKQAERFNAVIIHKSVSEVHFSHQKGEIHRIDLESKESIESKGIIIATGSRPKFLGIEKEKKLTGLGISFCATCDGFFHKGKNVAVVGGGDTALEEANYLSNICKNVYLLVRKNYFRASKALQNSILNKKNINILFGHRIIEIIGNHFLEGIKIINNNNQTSKIVLSGLFIAIGHSPNTDIFKKKLDLDKKGYILVEKGSTRTNKPGVFAAGDVQDPIYRQAITSAGSGCMAALDLEKYLNLEFKK; translated from the coding sequence ATGATAATTAATAATTTTTATAAAAAAATAGTAGATTGCGTCATTATAGGATCTGGTCCAGCAGGGTATTCTGCAGCTATATATGCTGCACGTGCAGATTTAAATCCTATTATTTTTTCTGGATTCCAACCTGGAGGTCAATTGACATCTACAACAAATGTAGACAATTATCCTGGATTTCCTTTAGGAGTTAGTGGAAAAGTCCTTATGGAAAATTGTAAAAAACAAGCAGAACGTTTCAACGCTGTAATTATACATAAAAGTGTAAGTGAAGTTCATTTTTCTCATCAAAAAGGGGAAATACATCGTATTGATTTGGAAAGCAAAGAAAGTATCGAAAGTAAAGGAATTATTATAGCTACAGGTTCTCGTCCTAAGTTTTTAGGAATAGAAAAAGAAAAAAAATTGACAGGATTAGGAATTTCTTTTTGCGCTACTTGTGATGGTTTTTTTCATAAAGGAAAAAATGTTGCTGTTGTAGGAGGAGGAGATACAGCTTTAGAAGAAGCTAATTATTTATCAAATATTTGTAAAAATGTATATTTATTAGTTAGAAAAAATTATTTTAGAGCTTCTAAAGCATTACAAAATAGTATTTTAAATAAGAAAAACATAAACATATTATTTGGACATAGAATTATAGAAATTATTGGAAATCATTTTTTGGAAGGAATTAAAATAATTAATAATAATAATCAAACAAGTAAGATTGTTTTGAGTGGATTATTTATAGCTATAGGTCATTCTCCTAATACAGACATTTTTAAAAAGAAACTTGACTTAGATAAAAAAGGATATATTCTTGTAGAAAAAGGAAGTACTCGTACTAATAAACCGGGAGTATTTGCTGCAGGAGATGTGCAAGATCCTATTTATCGTCAAGCGATTACTTCTGCTGGAAGCGGTTGTATGGCGGCTTTAGATTTAGAAAAGTATCTAAATTTAGAATTTAAAAAATAA